The genomic interval TTGAATTTAAGTGTGGAAAATATGAAAAAAAGCGATGAGAAGCAAGGAGTAATACGCTCAGTGCCCCGGCCGGTGCACAAGTTTTAGAGGGTTCAAAAAAATACATTTCCGTTTTTAGTCTAAAGACCTTGACAAAGTCCAAAGATTATTTACTTTAACATTCTTAACACAAAAGCACGTAAAAACTTTTTAGTTATGACTATGAAAATCATAAAAAATCTGCTGGTGCTGTTTCTTTTTGTTACTACAGTTACCGCGCAGGAATCCGCTCGCGACATCATCAAAAAATCGGATGATCTGATGCGCGGCAAAACCCACACGGGTAAATATACCATGACCATCATCCGACCCGATTGGCAGCGGACTACTGAGTTCAAATTCTGGTCGGAGGGCACAGACAAGGCGTTCATTCTGATACTTGCACCTGCAAAAGATAAGGGCGTGACCTTTCTGAAAATCAAGAAGGAAATGTGGAATTACATCCCGAAAATCAACCGCGATATTAAAATTCCCCCTTCGATGCTGCTGCAGTCCTGGATGGGGTCGGATTTCACCAATGATGATTTGGTACAGGAATCAAATGCCGTCACCGATTATTCTCATGCTTTGCTCGGCAAAGAAAGAGTGGCCGGCTATGAGGCTTATAAAATTGAGCTCAAACCCAAACCGAAAGCAGCGGTAGTTTGGGATAAAATAGTCATGTTGATTGCAGTCAAAAACTATGTACCCCTCAAAGAAGAGTATTACAACGAACGAGGTGAGCTGATCCGGACCATGATTTTCTATGATATCAAAAAAATGGACGGACGGGTTATCCCGGCAAAGTTTGAAATCATCGAAGAAAAAAAACCCGGGCATAAAACCGTTATGGAGCTTGAGGATGTAACCTTCAATAAGCCGGTTAAGAGATCGGTGTTTACCAAGCAGAATTTGAGGAGAGCGAAGCCGTAACTCGATGCTCGATGCCGGATACTGGATTCTAGATATTCTAAGCACCAAGCAACCAGCATCCAGCATCCAGCATCCCTCTGGAATATCTGATAAGTTTCGGAAATAACCGCTAAGAAAATGAAAAAACTCCTAACCCTCGCCTGGCGCAACATCTGGCGTAATAAGCGCCGCAGTCTTATTACAATTTCAGCAATTGCGTTTGCAATTCTCATCGTGGCGACAACCCGGTCGATGCAATATGGCACCTACGACACCATGGAATACATGGCGGTCAGTCTTTATAACGGCGAAGTCCAGGTGCATCGCAACGGTTTCCAGCATGAACGCTCTGTGGACTATTTTTTAGCGCAAGATGAAAAAGACTGGCAAGCTATTATTGAAACGTACCCACAATATACCGCCTTCAGCCGGCGCCTCACCAGCTTTGGTTTGGTCAGCTCAGATTCAGCCAGTACCGGCGCTTTAATTGTGGGGATCGAACCCGAGCGGGAGCCGAAAATCACACAATTTTCCGGGATGGTGAAAGAAGGCGAGTCATTAAAATCAGGGGATGATCATCTGGTCCTGGTCGGAGCAACTTTAGCTAAAAACCTGGCAGTCGGAATTGGCGATACTTTGGTAGTCTTAACCCAAGGATACCGCAACCAAATGGGCGCAGATCTTTATGTCGTCAAAGGAACCATCAGCGTCGGCCATTCAGACCTCGATCGTGGCCTGATGATTATGCCTCTGCATAACGCCCAGGAACTCTACTCACTTTATAATGGCATCACCGAGGTTGTTCTTAGCACAACGAATTTCAGAAACGCGAATCTGGCTTCAAAAGCCCTGCTCATGGATTTTAATGACCCTCGTTACGAAGTCCTTTCCTGGGAAGAAATGATGCCTGAACTCAAACAGCTTATTGCCCTCGATAATATCAGCGGCGTTTTCTACCTGATTTTTATTCTAATTATTGTAGGAATTGAAATTTTCAATACAACGATGATGAGCGTCGTAGAACGCACCCGAGAGTTCGCAATCCTGCAATCAATTGGCATGAAGCCGAAGCAAATCGGCGGACTCATTTTCACCGAGTCCTTTCTGAAGATATCGATTTCCCTGACTGTTGGCTTTTTGCTTTCTTATTTAGTGATATTCATTTTGACTCAAAACCCAATTCCACTGCCTGATGGACTGAAAGAAGCTTACGCCGATTATGGTTTCGTTATCGATGACATAAAATTCTCCAGCGATGCAAAGGTTTTTTATGAGCCTATTCTAACAATTGCAATGTTTGCGGTTTTGGCTTTGCTTTATCCGATTTATAAAACGACTAAACTGAATCCGATGGAGGCGTTCAGGAAAACATAAAATTTTATCACCCGATGGCACCAAGAACGCAAAGAAAATTTCCCACTGAAACACACTGAAAATCACCGGGGGTCACCGAAAACTTTTTAACTCAAAACGAATTCGGTGAGCTTCAGTGACTTCGGCGCAATTCGGTGGAATATATTTTTGTCCCTAAATCATTGCCTGGTCATGGTTCTGAGGGAGAAAAATGGACACATTACGTCGAACTTTTAAAACTAAATCCGTTCAAAAAGCCTATTCCCAAGTCGCGTGGACCTACAACTTGTGGAGTAGGTTAACCGAATCTAAAGCCGCAGAAAAGGTATTTGAACTGGCTGAAATTCAAAACGGAGAAAATATTTTGGAGGTAGCGGTAGGTACTGGCATTGTTTTTGAAGAAATTGTTAAATGCAACCGGGATGGCAAAAATGTCGGAATGGATCTTTCACCAGGTATGCTTGCAAAAGCAATTAAAAGATTAGAGCATTCCTATCAAAATTATTTAAATTATGGAAATGTTTTTTCGCTCCCTTTCAAGAACAACCAATTTGATCTGGTCATCAATAATTACATGTTCGACTTGCTACCCGAAGAAAAGTTCGAAGCAATTTTATTGGAATTCAAAAGGGTATTAAAAAATCCGGGGCGGATTGTCATTACAAACATGGCATATGGTAAATACTGGTTCCATAAATTTTGGGCTTGGCTTGCTAAAGCATCTCCGAGTATTCTAACCGGCTGTCGTCCGGTTTCACTTGAAGGTTATTTGAAAAAGACTGGTTTCTCGAATATTCAAGTGGTAAGTGTTAGTCAAAATACATTTCCGTCGGAAGTTTTAAAAGCAGAGATCTAACCGCTAATAAACACGAATAAACGCTAATATAATGACTAAGTTAATAGAAAAGGATCTTGTTTATAAGATTGTCGGCTGTGCCATGGCAGTCCATAATGAGATTGGCCATGGGTTTAGAGAAAAAACATATGAAAATGCTCTTTGTGTCGAATTCAAACACGAGGGACTTGAATACGCCCAACAATCAGTTTTTCCTGTCATGTATCGTAGTGAAAAAGTTGACAGATATATTCCAGATTTGATAGTTGAAAACAAAATCATTGTCGACACTAAAACCGTTGAAAGCATCATTGATGAGCATCGTGGAACAATTCTAAATTATTTGAGAGTTACAAATTTACAAGTAGGCTTAATCATAAATTACAAACACCCAAAATTAGAATGGGAAAGGTTGGTTCTCGACACAGCCCGTTAATCATTCGCGTCAATTAGCGTTCATTAGTGGTTCTGGTAATGGTCGGAATAAACATGAATATTCTCCTCAAAATATCCTGGCGAAACATTTGGCGCAATCCAAGACGCAGCTGGGTTTTGATTACGTCGATTGCAGTCGGTATCTTTGGGTACATGGGGACCTCTGCGTTCAGTCGCGGCTTTTTAGTGCAAATGGTGGAATCGACCATCAATTTG from candidate division KSB1 bacterium carries:
- a CDS encoding outer membrane lipoprotein-sorting protein, with translation MKIIKNLLVLFLFVTTVTAQESARDIIKKSDDLMRGKTHTGKYTMTIIRPDWQRTTEFKFWSEGTDKAFILILAPAKDKGVTFLKIKKEMWNYIPKINRDIKIPPSMLLQSWMGSDFTNDDLVQESNAVTDYSHALLGKERVAGYEAYKIELKPKPKAAVVWDKIVMLIAVKNYVPLKEEYYNERGELIRTMIFYDIKKMDGRVIPAKFEIIEEKKPGHKTVMELEDVTFNKPVKRSVFTKQNLRRAKP
- a CDS encoding ABC transporter permease encodes the protein MKKLLTLAWRNIWRNKRRSLITISAIAFAILIVATTRSMQYGTYDTMEYMAVSLYNGEVQVHRNGFQHERSVDYFLAQDEKDWQAIIETYPQYTAFSRRLTSFGLVSSDSASTGALIVGIEPEREPKITQFSGMVKEGESLKSGDDHLVLVGATLAKNLAVGIGDTLVVLTQGYRNQMGADLYVVKGTISVGHSDLDRGLMIMPLHNAQELYSLYNGITEVVLSTTNFRNANLASKALLMDFNDPRYEVLSWEEMMPELKQLIALDNISGVFYLIFILIIVGIEIFNTTMMSVVERTREFAILQSIGMKPKQIGGLIFTESFLKISISLTVGFLLSYLVIFILTQNPIPLPDGLKEAYADYGFVIDDIKFSSDAKVFYEPILTIAMFAVLALLYPIYKTTKLNPMEAFRKT
- a CDS encoding methyltransferase domain-containing protein, with amino-acid sequence MDTLRRTFKTKSVQKAYSQVAWTYNLWSRLTESKAAEKVFELAEIQNGENILEVAVGTGIVFEEIVKCNRDGKNVGMDLSPGMLAKAIKRLEHSYQNYLNYGNVFSLPFKNNQFDLVINNYMFDLLPEEKFEAILLEFKRVLKNPGRIVITNMAYGKYWFHKFWAWLAKASPSILTGCRPVSLEGYLKKTGFSNIQVVSVSQNTFPSEVLKAEI
- a CDS encoding GxxExxY protein, translating into MTKLIEKDLVYKIVGCAMAVHNEIGHGFREKTYENALCVEFKHEGLEYAQQSVFPVMYRSEKVDRYIPDLIVENKIIVDTKTVESIIDEHRGTILNYLRVTNLQVGLIINYKHPKLEWERLVLDTAR